One Pseudodesulfovibrio cashew DNA window includes the following coding sequences:
- a CDS encoding MBL fold metallo-hydrolase — protein sequence MKFQQIRNATAIIEYAGKRFLVDPMLSEKASFPGFPGTVNSELSNPLVELPVTIHELSQVDAVILTHTHGDHWDEIAKAALPKDLLVFVQNEQDQKEVSSAGFTNTRVLDSETEFEGIRLVKTPGQHGSDSIMEKLGDMLGTVCGVIFIHPSEKTLYLAGDTVWNHHVENSLETYTPEVVILNSGDAQVVGLGSIIMGKRDVLKVHEAAPNATLIATHMEAVNHAVLSRKELREFSIENGFDTNIAVPEDGETVVI from the coding sequence ATGAAATTCCAACAGATTAGAAACGCTACAGCGATTATAGAATACGCAGGAAAACGGTTCCTTGTAGATCCCATGCTGTCAGAAAAAGCTTCATTCCCCGGATTTCCTGGAACGGTGAACAGCGAACTGTCAAACCCGTTGGTCGAGTTACCGGTGACTATTCATGAACTTAGCCAGGTCGATGCTGTAATACTTACCCACACACACGGGGACCATTGGGATGAAATCGCCAAGGCAGCCCTCCCTAAGGACCTCTTGGTTTTCGTCCAAAACGAGCAAGACCAGAAAGAAGTCAGTTCGGCGGGATTCACGAATACCCGCGTGTTGGACTCGGAAACGGAGTTCGAGGGGATTCGTTTGGTCAAAACCCCCGGTCAGCACGGCAGTGATTCCATTATGGAAAAGTTGGGGGATATGCTCGGCACCGTCTGTGGCGTCATTTTCATACACCCTTCTGAAAAGACTCTCTATCTGGCCGGGGACACTGTCTGGAATCATCACGTTGAGAATTCGTTGGAAACATACACTCCTGAAGTTGTCATTCTGAACAGCGGGGATGCTCAAGTGGTTGGCCTAGGCTCCATCATCATGGGTAAGCGGGATGTTCTGAAGGTTCATGAGGCCGCACCAAACGCCACGCTTATCGCTACCCACATGGAAGCGGTCAACCATGCGGTGCTCTCCAGGAAAGAGCTGCGCGAGTTCTCGATAGAAAATGGCTTTGACACAAACATTGCGGTGCCGGAAGACGGCGAAACCGTAGTTATCTAA
- a CDS encoding AsnC family transcriptional regulator: MDELDRQLLDIVQTGFPLCSRPYTELGKQVGIDENEAMSRIRKMRESGIIRRIGANFNAYRLGWVSTLCAAKVSVELMDTFVDVVNKQPGVTHNYERENEFNIWFTLTSRSREEEAVTLEFITRETGVKILNLPASRLYKVKVDFKMSNRKKQADGQPS, encoded by the coding sequence ATGGATGAACTGGATCGGCAGTTACTGGACATAGTGCAGACGGGATTCCCGTTATGCTCTCGCCCATACACCGAACTTGGCAAACAGGTTGGCATAGATGAAAATGAGGCGATGTCCCGTATCCGGAAAATGCGTGAGTCTGGCATTATTCGGCGTATAGGTGCCAATTTTAACGCATACAGGCTCGGCTGGGTTTCTACCCTTTGTGCGGCCAAGGTTTCGGTCGAACTGATGGATACATTTGTTGATGTGGTTAACAAGCAACCTGGAGTCACTCACAATTATGAACGGGAAAACGAATTCAATATATGGTTCACGCTCACTTCCCGCTCCCGTGAGGAAGAGGCGGTGACACTAGAATTCATTACTCGTGAAACCGGTGTGAAAATCCTAAATCTGCCTGCGAGTCGCTTATATAAGGTCAAAGTTGATTTCAAAATGAGCAACAGGAAAAAACAAGCCGATGGTCAGCCAAGCTGA
- a CDS encoding efflux RND transporter permease subunit, which yields MDNQPRIEAKTLTDKVIRFCLEQKLIVFLLVALIMGWGMVVAPFDWSTGSLPRDPVPVDAIPDIGENQQIVFTQWMGRSPQDMEDQVTYPLTVSLLGIPGVKTVRSYSMFGFSTIYVIFDEKVEFYWSRSRLLEKLNSLPPGTLPQGVQPTLGPDATALGQVFWYTLEGRDENGNPTGGWDLDELRSIQDWYVRYALLGADGVSETASVGGFVKEYQIDVDPDAMRTAGVTLQDVFSAVKQSNLDVGARTIEINSVEYLIRGIGFVKKLADIEEAVIKVSNNVPIRVKDVAQVTLGPALRRGVLDKGGAEAVGGVVVVRYGENPLQVIKNVKKKIAEISPGLPSKTLADGTVSKVTIVPFYDRSGLINETLGTLNTALTEEVLITIIVVLIAVMHLRSSLLISSLLPMAVMMCFIGMKTFKVDANIVALSGIAIAIGTMVDMGIIICENILKKFEHASLEESRMKVIFDGASEVGSAIMTAVATTIVSFLPVFAMEGPEGKLFKPLAYTKSFALIASIIVALTVLPAIAHLIYRRKTPSTRKGLPNHLVDILYIAAGVAVSVFVKWWLGIFLVALGLHRMFGHFLPPRVEALFGKVENWGVIAMVTIFLSTHWLPLGPEKGDFKNAIFVVVLIGGLMLFFQLFQHWYTTMLRWVLDHKATFMCLPAAVILFGGLAWFGGGAMTSWLPDAIRASGPVGALMKTFPGLGKEFMPPLDEGSFLYMPTTMPHASIGEVQDVLSKQDMSMLNIPEVDSAVGKLGRAETPLDPAPVSMIETVINYKPEYLTDESGERLRYKFDESQKDYIRSAEGKPLPAEDGLPYLVQGYYPRDKEGRLIPDPDGKPFRQWRTRLDPALNPGREEWAGVRTPDDIWDEIAHAAEIPGTTSAPKLQPIAARIVMLQSGMRAPMGIKVKGPTLESIETFGLQLEHLLKEVPSIQPAAVVADRIVGKPYLEIVIDREAIARYGIKLQKVQDVIEVAVGGKMLSTTIEGRERYPMRVRYMRELRDSMESLENILVAAPSGEQIPLKQLAEMRYVRGPQVIKSEDTFLIGYVLFDKKPGYAEVDVVDHARTLIDSKIATGELKVPSGVSYEFAGNYQNQIRAQKKLAVILPLALMVIVVILYLQFKSMATTLMVFSGIIVAWSGGFMMIWLYGQDWFLNFSVFGSSMRDLFQVHPINLSVAIWVGFLALFGIASDDGVIMATYLDESRGSMDMHDVPSIRAAILEGAQRRIRPALMTSATTILALIPVLTSTGRGADIMVPMAIPSFGGMTIAILTVFVVPTLYCLVEEIKFKKNNRTMPDEPVQSIE from the coding sequence ATGGACAACCAACCGCGCATAGAAGCAAAGACTCTGACGGACAAGGTCATCCGGTTCTGTCTGGAGCAGAAGCTGATCGTCTTCCTGCTCGTGGCTCTCATTATGGGTTGGGGCATGGTGGTCGCACCCTTTGACTGGAGCACGGGAAGCCTCCCGCGCGATCCGGTTCCCGTGGACGCCATCCCGGACATCGGTGAAAATCAGCAGATCGTCTTCACCCAGTGGATGGGCCGTTCCCCGCAGGACATGGAAGATCAGGTCACGTATCCGCTCACCGTTTCACTGCTCGGCATTCCCGGCGTCAAGACGGTCCGCAGCTACTCCATGTTCGGCTTCTCGACCATCTACGTCATCTTCGACGAGAAAGTGGAGTTCTACTGGTCCCGTTCTCGGCTGCTCGAAAAGCTGAACAGCCTTCCTCCCGGCACCTTGCCGCAGGGCGTCCAACCGACGCTCGGCCCGGATGCCACAGCTCTCGGTCAGGTCTTCTGGTACACCCTCGAAGGGCGTGACGAGAACGGCAACCCCACGGGAGGCTGGGATCTCGACGAACTCCGCAGCATACAGGACTGGTACGTCCGTTACGCGCTCCTCGGGGCGGACGGCGTCAGCGAAACGGCTTCAGTTGGCGGTTTTGTCAAGGAATACCAGATCGACGTCGATCCCGACGCCATGCGGACCGCTGGTGTCACATTGCAGGACGTGTTCTCCGCCGTGAAGCAGTCCAACCTCGACGTCGGCGCTCGCACCATTGAAATCAACAGCGTTGAATACCTCATTCGCGGCATCGGTTTCGTCAAGAAACTGGCCGACATCGAAGAAGCGGTCATAAAGGTCAGCAACAACGTGCCCATCAGAGTCAAGGACGTGGCGCAGGTCACGCTCGGCCCGGCATTGCGGCGCGGTGTGCTCGACAAGGGCGGCGCAGAGGCCGTGGGTGGCGTTGTCGTCGTCCGTTACGGCGAGAACCCGCTCCAGGTCATCAAGAACGTCAAGAAGAAGATCGCCGAGATCTCGCCGGGCCTGCCCAGCAAGACGCTGGCCGACGGTACCGTCTCAAAAGTCACCATCGTCCCGTTCTATGACCGTTCCGGCCTGATCAACGAAACCCTCGGCACGCTGAACACGGCCCTGACAGAGGAAGTGCTCATTACCATCATCGTCGTGCTCATAGCGGTCATGCACCTGCGTAGTTCGCTGCTCATCTCGTCGCTGCTGCCCATGGCGGTCATGATGTGCTTCATCGGCATGAAGACCTTCAAGGTGGACGCCAATATCGTCGCGTTGTCAGGTATCGCCATCGCCATCGGCACCATGGTCGATATGGGAATCATCATCTGCGAGAACATCCTCAAGAAGTTTGAGCACGCCTCGTTGGAAGAGAGCCGGATGAAGGTGATCTTTGACGGCGCCTCGGAAGTGGGCAGCGCCATCATGACCGCAGTGGCCACAACCATCGTCAGCTTCCTGCCCGTCTTCGCCATGGAGGGACCGGAGGGCAAGCTGTTCAAGCCGCTGGCCTATACCAAGAGTTTTGCGCTCATTGCCTCCATCATCGTTGCGCTGACCGTGCTCCCTGCCATCGCGCATCTCATCTATCGCCGCAAGACCCCAAGCACCAGGAAGGGGCTGCCGAATCATCTGGTGGATATTCTCTATATCGCAGCCGGAGTGGCAGTCTCCGTGTTCGTGAAGTGGTGGCTCGGCATCTTCCTTGTGGCCCTCGGCCTGCACCGCATGTTCGGTCATTTCCTGCCGCCGCGCGTGGAAGCTCTGTTCGGCAAGGTGGAGAACTGGGGCGTCATCGCGATGGTGACGATCTTCCTGTCCACACATTGGCTGCCCCTCGGCCCGGAAAAGGGTGATTTCAAGAACGCCATCTTCGTCGTCGTGCTCATCGGCGGCCTGATGCTCTTCTTTCAACTTTTCCAGCACTGGTACACCACCATGCTGCGCTGGGTACTCGACCACAAGGCCACGTTCATGTGCCTGCCTGCCGCAGTCATCCTCTTCGGCGGACTGGCCTGGTTCGGCGGCGGGGCCATGACGTCCTGGCTGCCCGATGCCATCCGCGCCTCCGGCCCGGTGGGTGCGCTGATGAAAACCTTCCCCGGACTGGGCAAGGAGTTCATGCCGCCGCTTGACGAGGGCTCGTTCCTCTACATGCCGACGACCATGCCCCATGCTTCCATCGGCGAGGTACAGGACGTCCTGTCCAAACAGGACATGTCCATGCTGAATATCCCCGAGGTGGACAGCGCGGTCGGCAAGCTCGGCCGGGCGGAAACGCCTCTTGATCCGGCTCCGGTCTCCATGATCGAGACGGTCATCAACTACAAACCCGAATATCTGACAGACGAGTCCGGCGAACGGTTGCGCTACAAGTTCGACGAATCCCAGAAGGACTACATCCGTTCCGCCGAAGGCAAGCCGCTTCCGGCCGAAGACGGACTGCCTTACCTCGTGCAGGGGTACTACCCCCGTGACAAGGAAGGTCGCCTCATCCCCGACCCGGACGGCAAGCCGTTCCGCCAGTGGCGCACGCGGCTCGATCCGGCCCTGAATCCCGGACGGGAGGAATGGGCAGGCGTCCGCACCCCCGACGACATCTGGGATGAGATCGCCCATGCCGCAGAGATTCCCGGCACGACTTCGGCGCCGAAACTTCAGCCAATCGCAGCGCGTATCGTCATGCTGCAGTCCGGCATGCGCGCTCCCATGGGTATCAAGGTCAAGGGCCCGACCCTAGAATCCATCGAGACATTCGGCCTTCAGCTGGAACACCTGCTCAAGGAGGTTCCGTCCATTCAGCCCGCCGCCGTCGTGGCCGACCGCATCGTGGGCAAGCCGTATCTGGAAATCGTCATCGACCGCGAGGCCATCGCCCGATATGGTATCAAGCTGCAGAAGGTGCAGGACGTCATCGAGGTGGCAGTGGGCGGCAAGATGCTCTCGACGACCATTGAAGGCCGCGAGCGCTACCCCATGCGGGTGCGCTACATGCGCGAATTGCGTGACAGCATGGAGTCTCTTGAGAATATCCTCGTCGCCGCCCCTTCCGGTGAGCAGATTCCGCTCAAGCAGCTGGCCGAGATGCGCTACGTGCGCGGCCCACAGGTCATCAAGAGTGAAGACACATTCCTCATCGGCTACGTTCTCTTCGACAAGAAGCCCGGATATGCCGAGGTCGATGTCGTAGATCATGCACGCACTCTCATAGACAGCAAGATCGCCACGGGCGAGCTGAAGGTGCCGAGCGGCGTGTCCTATGAATTCGCAGGCAACTATCAGAACCAGATTCGGGCCCAGAAGAAGCTCGCCGTCATCCTGCCGCTGGCGCTCATGGTCATCGTGGTCATCCTCTATCTCCAGTTCAAGTCCATGGCCACGACGCTCATGGTCTTTTCGGGGATCATTGTCGCATGGTCGGGAGGATTCATGATGATCTGGCTCTATGGGCAGGACTGGTTCCTCAACTTCAGCGTCTTCGGCTCAAGTATGCGCGACCTGTTCCAGGTCCATCCCATCAACCTGAGCGTCGCCATCTGGGTCGGCTTCCTCGCCCTGTTTGGCATTGCGTCTGATGACGGCGTCATCATGGCGACCTATCTGGATGAGAGTCGCGGAAGCATGGACATGCATGACGTTCCGTCCATCCGGGCCGCCATTCTCGAAGGTGCGCAACGCCGTATTCGTCCCGCATTGATGACGTCGGCGACCACCATTCTCGCTCTGATTCCGGTCCTGACATCAACGGGACGCGGCGCGGACATCATGGTTCCCATGGCCATCCCGTCCTTCGGCGGCATGACTATCGCCATCCTGACCGTCTTCGTCGTCCCGACGCTTTACTGCCTCGTGGAAGAAATCAAGTTCAAGAAGAACAATCGGACCATGCCGGATGAACCGGTGCAGTCCATTGAATAA
- a CDS encoding tyrosine-type recombinase/integrase, whose amino-acid sequence MAIKRQKGKKETLYHVYYRHPYLDKTVYEPFGHDEDAAKKRNAEVKYLLKYDRESFLPERQVDDTEKTGPTVDDILLMYLQDVAARKKGQDLAKENMETTLSHLKFVRPIIGHIPVSELTKAHLREVVAELRKPHVIDMTYTPNGKTKKVKRKVKGNSQTTINRKVSIVQSALNWAEEQELIEENPVFRFSGAKRGPNNKPAPPTVEEANLIVAAASDHVRRAVVLGVGTGARMGRSELLKATWADVSFERNCIRISSAEKNKNITYRDIQLKPNVMDALRYWRKKDADIGHVGHIIHWNEKPIKSLKTAWWRTLERAGITRRIRPYDCRHHFVTEALRKGCDLKAISTIAGHADPTMILKHYQEVVEETKAAVINSTSELELPDLDTGPQYLAKAK is encoded by the coding sequence ATGGCGATCAAGCGGCAGAAGGGCAAGAAAGAGACGCTGTATCACGTCTATTATCGGCACCCGTATCTGGACAAGACTGTCTACGAGCCGTTCGGACACGACGAGGATGCGGCCAAGAAACGCAATGCGGAAGTGAAATATTTGCTCAAGTACGACAGGGAGTCGTTCCTGCCGGAGCGGCAGGTTGACGACACGGAGAAGACTGGGCCTACCGTAGACGATATCCTGTTGATGTACCTGCAGGATGTCGCCGCCAGAAAAAAGGGGCAAGATCTGGCGAAGGAGAACATGGAGACAACCCTGTCCCATTTGAAATTCGTACGCCCAATCATCGGGCATATCCCTGTTTCGGAATTGACAAAAGCACACCTGCGGGAGGTCGTCGCCGAACTGCGGAAGCCGCACGTCATTGATATGACATATACCCCAAATGGCAAAACCAAGAAGGTCAAGCGGAAGGTAAAGGGCAACTCACAGACGACGATAAATCGAAAGGTCAGCATCGTCCAAAGCGCCTTGAATTGGGCCGAGGAGCAGGAACTTATCGAGGAAAACCCGGTGTTCAGATTCTCTGGGGCAAAGCGTGGGCCGAACAACAAACCTGCTCCGCCTACTGTCGAAGAAGCCAATCTCATCGTCGCTGCGGCCTCCGATCATGTCCGCCGCGCCGTTGTCCTCGGTGTCGGGACCGGGGCCAGGATGGGCAGGTCCGAGTTGCTGAAGGCGACATGGGCGGACGTGTCTTTCGAACGGAATTGCATCCGTATCTCGTCGGCCGAGAAAAACAAGAACATCACGTATCGGGATATCCAGCTCAAGCCCAATGTCATGGATGCCTTGAGATACTGGCGAAAGAAGGACGCAGATATCGGCCATGTCGGCCACATCATTCATTGGAACGAGAAGCCAATCAAATCGCTCAAAACGGCTTGGTGGAGGACGCTTGAACGGGCCGGGATCACTCGCCGCATCCGTCCATACGACTGCCGCCACCATTTCGTAACAGAAGCCCTTCGCAAGGGGTGCGATCTTAAGGCCATATCAACGATCGCCGGTCACGCAGACCCGACCATGATCTTGAAGCACTACCAGGAAGTCGTCGAGGAGACCAAGGCGGCGGTCATCAACTCCACCTCGGAGCTGGAACTGCCGGACCTTGACACAGGCCCACAATATCTTGCCAAAGCTAAATAG
- a CDS encoding DnaB-like helicase C-terminal domain-containing protein: MRRKAPTHINSIVPGLVNEFPNHEPETAAACVIGNLHGGQLITVASRPSVGKTNLAAHVVARVSALTPTPVSSAVFSLEGAADMFAMRILSAVFCGNLHQAATLLSHAPIVIDDTPGISELKLTDRCRDLAPLGLVVIDYLQLLRSGLEHGSPEDEINRVVPGLKKLAEDLDAPVIILFQLPRHVDKRPDRRPELSDLNQALADASDMVILLTPGHDHHSNHIIAKS; the protein is encoded by the coding sequence ATGAGAAGAAAGGCACCGACACATATCAACAGCATTGTCCCCGGTCTCGTAAACGAATTTCCCAACCACGAACCTGAAACTGCCGCCGCTTGCGTCATCGGCAACCTCCATGGCGGTCAGCTGATAACCGTGGCCAGTCGGCCGAGCGTCGGCAAAACGAACCTGGCGGCGCATGTCGTAGCGAGGGTGTCTGCACTGACGCCAACACCGGTCTCGTCCGCAGTGTTTTCATTAGAGGGGGCGGCCGACATGTTCGCTATGCGTATCTTGTCTGCCGTCTTCTGCGGCAACCTGCACCAAGCCGCAACTCTGCTGTCACACGCCCCAATCGTGATCGATGACACACCGGGTATATCCGAGCTAAAGCTGACTGACCGATGCAGAGACTTGGCGCCACTTGGACTCGTCGTCATCGACTACCTCCAGCTCCTGCGGTCAGGACTTGAGCATGGAAGCCCGGAAGACGAGATCAATCGCGTGGTTCCAGGCTTGAAAAAACTAGCAGAGGATCTGGATGCACCGGTCATTATTCTGTTCCAACTTCCACGACATGTTGATAAGCGCCCGGATCGCCGCCCAGAACTGTCGGATCTGAATCAAGCCTTGGCTGACGCAAGCGACATGGTCATCCTGCTGACTCCTGGCCATGATCACCACTCCAACCACATCATCGCCAAATCCTAG
- a CDS encoding efflux RND transporter periplasmic adaptor subunit produces MSTFRNSKIAVIVIVVSIAAFAAGYIAKGTDVPPPTAPHAEEVGEHDLEEHFDENGNITWTCSMHPQIQLPEPGKCPICFMELIPLERKDEGEQSSIREITLTDEARKLAGISTETVKRLDVAVETRMVGKVDYDETRVRNITAWTGGRVDKMYVDYTGDTVRQGQPMVSVYSPELLTAQAELIQAVKAMGDLKDSKLDLVRRSAVRTEEAAREKLRLLGLTKAQIDKVIRDGKAADHITLYSPQSGVVIKKDVNEGQYVKTGASIYSIADLSTLWVILEAYESDLPWVDLGQQVQFQTEAYPGKTFKGKVVYIDPLVNEKTRTVRVRLAVPNKDGSLKPGMLVRATQHKEGGSKTAGESPLVIPASAPLITGKRAVVYVANPDKPDSYEGREVVLGAKAGNYYIVRSGLEDGEQVVTKGNFKIDSAVQIVAKPSMMNPASGDAAIKKELPALFVSKLKILADTFASLKETVASGDLSRTHLAFGEFNKELRLIDGSALEGKAALRWKEQSMLLGNDAILGAEAPDTERLNEIFTEMQEHYSVLRSAFSLEASDAAHEAPKVFRQQLGLVYAAYEPMAQALATDDAEGARKAAAKVSGALRLIDETVLDGPSHNVWTGALSKMNDGLAAIRDASDIVGIRTGFGPLSAGLGEAIAKLGVDTDGPLFEIFCPMAFDYEGATWLQRTEEVHNPYFGTAMSTCGEINQQLKR; encoded by the coding sequence ATGAGTACATTCAGAAATTCGAAGATCGCCGTGATCGTCATCGTTGTCAGCATTGCTGCCTTTGCTGCCGGCTACATAGCCAAGGGCACCGACGTCCCGCCGCCGACAGCGCCTCACGCCGAGGAAGTCGGTGAGCATGACCTCGAAGAACATTTCGACGAGAACGGCAATATTACGTGGACCTGCTCCATGCACCCGCAGATTCAGCTCCCTGAGCCGGGAAAGTGCCCCATCTGCTTCATGGAGCTGATTCCCCTCGAACGCAAGGACGAGGGCGAGCAGTCCAGTATCCGGGAAATCACGCTGACGGACGAGGCGCGCAAGCTCGCGGGCATCTCGACCGAGACGGTCAAGCGGCTGGATGTGGCCGTGGAAACTCGCATGGTCGGCAAGGTCGACTACGATGAGACGCGGGTCCGGAACATCACCGCATGGACCGGCGGCCGCGTGGACAAGATGTACGTCGATTATACAGGCGACACCGTCAGGCAGGGACAGCCCATGGTTTCCGTCTACAGCCCCGAATTGCTCACCGCGCAGGCAGAACTGATTCAGGCCGTGAAGGCCATGGGCGACCTCAAGGACAGCAAGCTTGATCTGGTCAGAAGGAGCGCTGTGCGCACCGAAGAGGCTGCTCGTGAGAAGCTCCGTCTGCTCGGGTTGACCAAGGCCCAGATCGACAAGGTTATTCGCGACGGCAAGGCTGCCGACCATATCACGTTGTATTCTCCCCAGAGCGGCGTCGTCATCAAGAAGGACGTCAACGAAGGGCAGTATGTGAAGACCGGCGCTTCCATCTATTCCATCGCCGATCTTTCGACGCTCTGGGTCATCCTCGAAGCATACGAATCCGATCTTCCCTGGGTTGATCTCGGCCAGCAGGTTCAGTTCCAGACCGAGGCGTATCCGGGCAAGACGTTCAAGGGCAAGGTTGTGTACATCGACCCGCTCGTCAACGAAAAGACTCGTACCGTGCGTGTCCGTCTGGCCGTGCCCAACAAGGACGGCAGCCTGAAGCCCGGCATGCTCGTCCGCGCCACACAGCACAAGGAAGGCGGTTCCAAGACCGCCGGGGAATCTCCGCTGGTCATCCCGGCTTCCGCCCCGCTGATCACCGGCAAGCGCGCCGTGGTCTACGTCGCCAACCCCGACAAGCCCGACTCGTATGAGGGCCGTGAAGTAGTGCTCGGAGCAAAGGCGGGTAATTATTACATCGTAAGGAGTGGTCTTGAGGATGGCGAACAGGTCGTCACCAAGGGCAATTTCAAGATCGACAGCGCGGTCCAGATCGTGGCCAAGCCGAGCATGATGAATCCAGCCTCAGGCGACGCCGCCATCAAGAAAGAACTTCCGGCGTTGTTCGTGTCCAAGCTCAAGATCCTTGCCGATACGTTCGCCTCGCTGAAGGAAACGGTCGCATCAGGCGATCTGAGCCGCACCCACCTCGCGTTCGGCGAGTTCAACAAGGAATTGCGTCTCATCGACGGTTCCGCGCTGGAAGGCAAGGCCGCCTTGCGCTGGAAGGAACAGTCCATGCTGCTCGGCAACGACGCCATCCTTGGGGCCGAAGCGCCTGATACCGAGCGTCTGAACGAGATATTCACGGAAATGCAGGAGCATTACTCCGTCCTCAGAAGCGCATTCAGTCTGGAGGCGTCCGACGCGGCGCACGAGGCTCCTAAAGTCTTCCGTCAGCAACTCGGTCTGGTTTATGCCGCATACGAGCCCATGGCTCAGGCGCTGGCCACCGATGATGCCGAAGGCGCCCGCAAAGCTGCGGCCAAGGTCTCCGGCGCACTGCGCCTGATCGACGAAACCGTACTCGACGGCCCGTCCCACAACGTCTGGACCGGCGCCCTTTCCAAGATGAATGACGGATTGGCCGCCATCCGCGACGCCAGCGACATCGTCGGCATCCGTACGGGATTCGGCCCGCTTTCCGCCGGTCTCGGCGAAGCCATCGCCAAGCTCGGCGTCGACACCGACGGTCCGTTGTTCGAGATATTCTGCCCCATGGCCTTCGACTACGAGGGAGCCACATGGCTCCAGCGCACAGAGGAAGTACACAACCCGTACTTCGGCACGGCCATGTCAACCTGCGGCGAAATCAACCAGCAGCTCAAGCGGTAA
- a CDS encoding phosphatidylserine decarboxylase family protein, giving the protein MRSPSISISPEGFPCIGLTGLSALILAVLGWAIPACVALLLCWFSVGFFRDPERVVPQASGLAVSPADGKVIRMATKSDPMTGEERLCVSIFMNLIQVHVNRTPVAGTVKTIKYWPGKFFNASLDKASTDNERCGYLIVDENESSWSMIQIAGLIARRIVCRTVEGDSLERGQRYGLIRFGSCVELYLPQSYRPAVHVGEYVLGGQSVIAERKGNPPI; this is encoded by the coding sequence ATGCGATCACCAAGCATTAGTATAAGCCCTGAAGGTTTTCCCTGTATTGGGTTAACTGGTCTGTCTGCTCTTATTCTCGCTGTATTGGGCTGGGCCATTCCAGCCTGTGTCGCTTTATTATTATGTTGGTTTTCGGTGGGATTTTTCCGTGATCCCGAACGCGTTGTCCCGCAGGCTTCGGGACTGGCAGTCAGTCCTGCCGACGGAAAGGTCATCCGAATGGCAACAAAGTCAGATCCCATGACGGGCGAGGAACGCCTCTGTGTGAGTATTTTCATGAATCTTATTCAGGTTCATGTTAACCGGACGCCGGTTGCGGGAACCGTGAAAACCATAAAATACTGGCCAGGGAAATTTTTCAACGCCTCCCTTGATAAGGCCAGCACAGATAATGAACGATGTGGCTATTTGATTGTTGATGAAAATGAGTCGTCGTGGAGCATGATTCAAATCGCAGGGCTAATTGCCCGTCGCATTGTCTGTCGCACGGTAGAGGGGGATTCTCTAGAACGAGGCCAACGATACGGACTCATTCGGTTCGGCTCGTGTGTCGAACTCTATTTGCCTCAAAGTTATCGCCCAGCGGTACATGTCGGGGAGTATGTTCTCGGAGGGCAGAGTGTGATCGCAGAGCGAAAAGGAAATCCTCCTATTTGA
- a CDS encoding TetR/AcrR family transcriptional regulator — protein sequence MSRHQEFDSKEALHQAMKLFWHKGYEATSIMDLLKTTGLSKSSLYATFGGKRDLFLAAFDSYRDTRREEASRVLSHSPARDGIEQFYRIILEGAKADEFTNGCMSINQAVEMAPHDEDVRVRVKQDFQCMERMLTQTIERGRIDGSIKGRKTPRELARILVVAFPGLQVMVRAKCDHERLDEAFNLVLSLLDEE from the coding sequence ATGTCACGTCACCAGGAATTCGACTCGAAAGAAGCGTTGCATCAGGCAATGAAACTTTTCTGGCATAAAGGGTATGAGGCCACGTCTATTATGGATTTGTTGAAAACGACTGGCTTAAGCAAAAGCAGCCTTTATGCAACGTTTGGAGGCAAGCGGGACCTTTTTCTGGCAGCGTTTGACTCTTATCGTGACACTCGCAGGGAAGAAGCGAGCCGGGTGCTTAGCCATTCTCCTGCCCGAGACGGGATCGAACAGTTTTATCGTATTATTCTTGAGGGAGCCAAGGCTGACGAGTTCACTAACGGTTGTATGAGCATTAACCAAGCCGTCGAGATGGCTCCCCACGACGAGGATGTTCGTGTTCGAGTGAAGCAGGATTTCCAGTGTATGGAGAGAATGCTGACTCAGACAATTGAGCGAGGCCGGATTGATGGATCCATCAAAGGACGGAAAACCCCGAGGGAACTCGCTAGAATACTTGTCGTCGCTTTCCCAGGCTTGCAGGTAATGGTTCGTGCCAAATGCGATCATGAACGGCTGGACGAAGCTTTCAATCTAGTGCTCTCCCTTCTTGACGAGGAATAA